Proteins encoded within one genomic window of Argiope bruennichi chromosome 7, qqArgBrue1.1, whole genome shotgun sequence:
- the LOC129976735 gene encoding uncharacterized protein LOC129976735, protein MALANKLLDLLNCTIRFRTPEGEYEGVLNKVLPAAELIVVRKVILLPDRRMGSLNFGFSELTNIRVINRPDSLKERNAGKKDVLPVYPKTKMERLFDLDGSSDIEDDESPDSYHTEYEMKLVPHLSKFIPRDFEIIDTFNKEFNLAIKHIKKQAAIGVSLEGIKISRSGTLTWLCISTPYCNFLFDILALGEQAFQKGLKSILEDAKIQKIFHDCRLASDCLYHKYNVCLVNVFDTQVADFIVMMQMIEKDKIDSRVNTLDACLSYYLEVPTNYLYGHANFDEDKDSLNFHALRPLKHEIQDVLIKNVMYLHLLKRELELALQMPLRRATDVYLNSIQKLKDKELHIVPHKPDELPAEMHLEGIQIFRYRDFEYLNNSVASGPPYRTINNPMMTYLNYRTEYKNGQKKDKESIVNKHENHNRLAISSEKKYKANVNLSKADESTSWFKSLSVNSSVNSNDSNQGCSIDSEKNQIINNCKVGTNKILKDLNGGNTFASNKNVVKSEVSPYSESTTVQNPIMRGMLELISKKSRENQETMKVAPDELNQMSRYSLQTSLENFGMDSKSAASDSNNSNELSHFKSVYSSACSNDAVETETSHIQRPSTVRKKSSSELLELLSKMQSLNHLKVADTSSDELTNEMGNIKNASNAKLLQINNSAVKNEENCSDSDLEEVAARVRARGILFQNLKTETATNDYASVPDLCSKKFQVKPIKEIYKLSRGDVECTSENVRVHYSDTIDKLSEFDVKVNHKKSCLADLYKKAGDMNLLWTEEDSETVPRCNQSDECVNNFRAAVLSDESSDVELCSRLIPAGMLGY, encoded by the coding sequence ATGGCTTTAGCTAATAAGCTGTTAGATTTACTAAATTGTACTATTCGCTTCCGTACTCCTGAAGGAGAATATGAAGGAGTACTTAATAAAGTTCTACCCGCAGCTGAACTTATCGTTGTtcggaaagttattttattaccCGATCGTCGAATGGGTagcttaaattttggattttccgAATTGACAAATATTAGAGTTATCAATCGACCTGATAgtctgaaagaaagaaatgctgGGAAAAAAGACGTTTTACCAGTTTATCCAAAAACAAAAATGGAAAGATTATTTGATTTAGACGGAAGCAGTGATATTGAAGATGACGAAAGTCCTGACAGTTACCACACTGAATATGAAATGAAGTTAGTGCcacatttatcaaaattcattcCCCGAGATTTCGAGATTATTGATACCTTCAACAAGGAATTTAATTTGGCAATCAAGCACATAAAGAAACAAGCTGCAATTGGTGTATCTCTTGAAGGTATTAAAATAAGTCGATCAGGTACACTTACTTGGCTTTGCATTTCAACTCCATACtgcaattttttgtttgatatcttGGCACTTGGAGAACAAGCATTTCAAAAGGGTCTGAAATCCATTTTAGAAGATGCTAAGATACAGAAAATATTCCATGATTGTCGCTTGGCATCTGATTGCTTGTACCACAAATACAATGTTTGTCTTGTTAATGTCTTTGACACACAAGTAGCAGATTTCATTGTGATGATGCAGATGATTGAAAAAGACAAAATTGACAGTCGAGTGAATACTCTGGATGCATGCTTGAGTTATTATTTGGAAGTTCCAACTAATTATCTGTACGGTCATGCAAACTTTGATGAGGATAAAGATAGTTTGAATTTTCATGCATTGCGTCCTTTAAAACATGAAATCCAGGATGTCTTGATAAAGAATGTGATGTACCTTCATTTGTTAAAAAGAGAACTAGAACTAGCTTTGCAGATGCCACTGCGAAGAGCTACAGATGTATATTTGAATTCCATACAAAAGCTGAAGGATAAGGAACTTCATATTGTGCCTCATAAACCTGATGAATTGCCAGCAGAAATGCACTTGGAAGGTATTCAGATATTTCGATACCGAGATTTTGAGTATCTCAATAATTCTGTTGCATCTGGACCTCCATATCGTACCATAAATAATCCCATGATGACATACTTGAATTATCGTACAGAATACAAGAATGGCCAGAAAAAGGATAAGGAATCGATAGTGAATAAGCATGAAAATCACAATCGGCTTGCCATTTCCTCGGAAAAAAAGTACAAAGCAAATGTTAATCTTTCAAAAGCAGATGAATCCACATCTTGGTTCAAATCACTTAGTGTTAATTCTTCTGTGAATTCAAATGACAGCAACCAGGGTTGTTCTATTGATTCTGAGaagaatcaaataattaataattgcaaagtaggaacaaataaaattttaaaagatttgaatgGTGGCAATACTTTTGCAAGcaataaaaatgtagtaaaatcTGAAGTATCCCCTTATAGTGAATCTACTACTGTACAAAACCCAATAATGCGTGGTATGTTGGAACTCATTTCCAAAAAGTCTAGAGAAAATCAAGAGACTATGAAAGTTGCTCCTGATGAATTAAATCAAATGAGTAGATATAGTCTTCAAACTTCTTTAGAAAATTTTGGAATGGACAGCAAATCAGCAGCAAGCGATTCAAATAATAGTAATGAATTGTCacattttaaatcagtttataGTTCTGCTTGCAGTAATGACGCAGTTGAAACAGAAACATCACACATTCAGCGACCTTCTACTGTAAGGAAAAAATCCTCAAGCGAGTTATTGGAACTCCTTTCTAAAATGCAATCTTTGAATCATCTGAAAGTGGCTGATACTTCTTCGGATGAATTGACAAATGAAATGggcaatattaaaaatgcttcaaatgctAAACTTTTACAGATTAATAATTCTGCTGTGAAGAATGAAGAAAACTGTTCAGATTCAGACTTGGAAGAGGTGGCAGCCAGAGTCAGAGCAAGGGGTATTctgtttcaaaacttaaaaacagAAACTGCTACAAATGATTATGCATCTGTACCTGATCTGTGCAGCAAAAAGTTTCAAGTTAAACCTATTAAGGAAATTTACAAACTTTCTAGAGGTGATGTGGAATGTACTTCAGAAAATGTGAGAGTTCATTACAGTGATACAATTGATAAATTATCCGAATTTGATGTGAAAGTAAATCATAAGAAAAGCTGTCTGGCAGATTTATACAAGAAAGCCGGTGATATGAATTTATTGTGGACTGAAGAAGATTCAGAAACTGTTCCAAGATGCAACCAATCAGACGAGTGTGTAAACAATTTTCGAGCTGCAGTTCTTAGTGATGAATCCAGCGATGTGGAGTTATGCTCACGGCTTATACCAGCTGGTATGTTAGGCTATTGA